In Thermocladium sp. ECH_B, one genomic interval encodes:
- a CDS encoding phosphate starvation-inducible protein PhoH, whose product MKVKPLTIGQERLINLLGDKENEIVGVFGPSGTGKSLLVLSYALDAVMSEKYRRLVVIRPLIDVTTGRSVAPESLGELFYKLSSGYIMDIMGGIEEPSKVEDLMRRGKIMVTDIDYLRGRTFDESIVFLDDAQNVPPENAAEVLVRTGRDSRLVIAGDSIIQRPMGIERDGATLMREVLLNEERTAVVDLGIKDIVRPGAKRGLKLVLELRLRKRELSSDESKVLDAVKSVSPDADIITVVAFNDLKRKLGIKAEAPDALIMVKEENLGRVVGKGGERIKEIEKETGLRIRTAEMTLDFKQWIKALHPVSWVSKHVADVDFAGPDLQVTLRGEFGAFIGPRGAYVKFLNGIFHRLMGIGVNVVEED is encoded by the coding sequence ATGAAGGTGAAACCATTAACTATTGGCCAGGAGCGATTGATTAATCTCTTGGGGGATAAGGAGAACGAGATAGTTGGCGTGTTTGGCCCCAGTGGGACTGGGAAGAGCCTCCTCGTGTTGTCCTACGCCCTTGATGCCGTGATGTCAGAGAAGTATAGGAGGCTGGTCGTGATAAGGCCATTAATAGACGTCACGACTGGGCGATCCGTTGCGCCCGAATCATTGGGGGAACTCTTCTATAAGCTTTCCTCGGGGTACATAATGGATATAATGGGCGGAATAGAGGAGCCAAGCAAGGTTGAGGACCTGATGCGGAGGGGGAAAATAATGGTGACGGATATAGATTACTTAAGGGGACGCACATTCGATGAGTCGATAGTGTTCCTAGATGATGCTCAGAATGTTCCTCCCGAGAATGCTGCGGAGGTATTGGTTAGGACCGGCCGCGACTCTAGGCTAGTAATAGCCGGGGACTCAATCATTCAGAGACCCATGGGGATCGAGAGGGACGGCGCAACATTGATGCGGGAGGTACTCCTCAATGAGGAGAGGACCGCCGTAGTTGATTTGGGGATTAAGGACATAGTTAGGCCCGGCGCGAAGAGGGGCCTCAAGCTCGTCCTGGAGCTGCGTCTCAGGAAGCGTGAATTATCCAGCGATGAATCCAAGGTACTGGACGCTGTGAAGTCCGTGTCGCCGGATGCCGATATAATAACCGTTGTTGCCTTTAATGACTTGAAGCGGAAGCTAGGCATAAAGGCGGAGGCCCCGGATGCATTGATAATGGTCAAGGAGGAGAACCTCGGCAGAGTGGTTGGGAAGGGCGGGGAGAGGATAAAGGAGATAGAGAAGGAAACAGGCTTGAGGATAAGGACGGCCGAGATGACGCTTGACTTCAAGCAATGGATAAAGGCACTACACCCCGTGAGTTGGGTTAGCAAGCATGTGGCTGACGTGGATTTCGCTGGCCCTGACCTACAGGTAACCCTGAGGGGCGAGTTCGGCGCATTCATTGGACCGAGGGGGGCCTACGTCAAGTTCCTGAACGGGATATTTCATAGATTAATGGGAATTGGCGTAAATGTCGTGGAGGAGGATTAA